The following coding sequences lie in one Leptospira neocaledonica genomic window:
- a CDS encoding pirin family protein, with protein sequence MKKILFTQRANTPHWVGDGFPARSIFSYHDIAKDISPFLLMDYLGPAEFPPSRSSHRRGVGEHPHRGFETVTIIYSGEVAHRDSSGGGGVIRAGDVQWMTAGSGLVHEEFHGKEISEKGGELHGVQIWVNLPKEHKMTKPKYQAIKKENIPVIQLPDGAGNVRVIAGDFNGTKGPASTFTSINMWDIDLKAGRLVEFKVPADQTAVVFVAHGPVSINEGQFIEDAEIAVLEKENDTFTLKSTQDAKLMFLGGATINEPISGYGPFVMNTPAEIAEALKDYESGKMGVLEKLEGSE encoded by the coding sequence ATGAAGAAGATATTATTTACCCAGAGAGCGAATACACCTCATTGGGTAGGAGACGGTTTTCCAGCGAGATCCATTTTCAGCTACCACGATATAGCTAAGGATATTTCTCCATTTTTACTTATGGATTATTTAGGCCCTGCCGAATTTCCTCCATCAAGATCAAGTCATCGTCGAGGTGTTGGTGAACATCCGCACCGAGGCTTTGAGACAGTTACAATTATCTATTCTGGAGAAGTAGCACATAGAGATTCTTCCGGTGGGGGCGGCGTTATTCGTGCTGGCGATGTACAATGGATGACGGCTGGTTCTGGATTGGTTCATGAAGAATTTCATGGAAAGGAAATCTCAGAAAAAGGCGGCGAGCTTCATGGCGTTCAAATTTGGGTTAATTTGCCAAAAGAGCATAAAATGACCAAACCCAAATACCAAGCGATCAAAAAGGAAAACATTCCAGTAATCCAACTCCCAGATGGAGCTGGAAATGTAAGGGTAATCGCCGGTGATTTTAACGGAACAAAAGGTCCTGCATCGACTTTTACCTCTATCAATATGTGGGACATTGATCTTAAGGCTGGCCGACTAGTTGAGTTTAAGGTTCCTGCCGATCAAACTGCAGTCGTATTTGTGGCTCATGGACCGGTCTCAATCAATGAAGGTCAGTTCATTGAAGATGCAGAAATTGCAGTTTTAGAAAAAGAGAATGATACTTTTACTCTTAAATCTACCCAAGATGCGAAGCTTATGTTTTTGGGTGGCGCTACTATAAACGAACCGATTTCTGGATACGGACCATTCGTAATGAACACGCCGGCTGAAATCGCTGAAGCTTTGAAAGATTATGAAAGCGGAAAAATGGGTGTCTTAGAAAAGTTAGAAGGATCGGAATAA
- a CDS encoding ArsR/SmtB family transcription factor has protein sequence MLNNSSLDRIFYALSDPTRRDIVERLSKKPASVSELASPLDMSMAAVVQHVQILEESGLIKTQKIGRVRSCRVETNSLELIENWVHQRRKFWERNLDRLGEFLEKTERGKK, from the coding sequence ATGCTTAACAATTCCTCCTTGGATAGAATATTCTACGCCTTATCCGATCCTACTCGCCGTGATATCGTAGAAAGACTGAGCAAAAAACCAGCTTCCGTGAGCGAACTTGCAAGCCCCTTGGACATGAGTATGGCCGCAGTTGTTCAGCACGTACAAATTTTGGAAGAAAGCGGTTTGATTAAAACCCAAAAGATAGGTCGAGTACGATCATGTAGGGTCGAAACGAATTCATTGGAACTAATCGAGAACTGGGTCCACCAACGTAGAAAATTCTGGGAAAGGAATTTGGATCGATTGGGAGAATTTTTAGAAAAAACGGAGAGAGGGAAGAAGTAA